The region TTCGCGTGAATGGCGTACCAATCTTTGCTAAAGGCAGTAATTTCATCCCAGCCAGCGTCTTCCCCGAATTGGGCTCGAAGGAAGACACTATCAGGCACTTGCTATTATCCGCCAAAGAGACGCACATGAACATGCTGAGGATATGGGGAGGTGGTGTCTACGAGtccaaattattttacgatttgGCTGACGAATATGGGATTATGCTCTGGCAAGATTTCATGTTCGCGTGCGCCATGTATCCCACGAACGATTCCTTCTTGAAGAATGTTGAGCAAGAGATATTGCAGAACGTGATACGTTTGAAAAACCATCCAAGCATCGTACTCTGGGCTGGAAATAACGAGAACGAAGCAGCATTATATGGAAATTGGTATGGTACCGGATCCGCTCAAATCTACAAAGAGGATTACGTGAAGCTTTATGTGAATCTGTTGAAGAGAAAAGTGGAAAAATTAGATTCCGTAAGACCGTTCCTTGTATCTAGCCCGGGCAATGGGGCGTACGAGGAAACATACAACTATACCGGAATAAATCCTTACTCGAATCTCTACGGAGatggtaatatatatagaatataaatattattagactATTGTAATTCTTGTCAAAAAATgaacttctttttcttttgctaaAATATCCGGAGAAATGCGTTGTTttcaatctaattttttaatatgccaATAGAACACATTTGCTAAACTGTTAAATGCGCTTGTGCATATTTTTCagttcattattataattatatcagaaaTGGATGGGACATCACCCAGTATCCTCGGACAAGATTTTGTTCCGAGTACGGGTTTCAGTCTTGGCCATCGATATACACGATAGCGACCGCTGTGGAAAGCGCGAAAGATCTTCACGTGAACAGTGACTTTGTGAAACATCGACAACATCTGTCGTTCGGCAATCAGTACATGCGGCTGTTGATCTCGTACAATTTTGTTATACCGCAAAGTAACAATAGCATCCGAGATTTCGCGAGTTACATTTATCTCAGTCAGATTAATCAAGCCGTTTCCATGAGAATACAAACGGAAGCTTACAGACAGACCAAGTCCGAGGTGAATTCTATAGGCGAAGGTATGACAATGGGGGCTCTCTATTGGCAGCTCAACGACGTCTGGCAAGCTCCTTCATGGTCTTCGATAGGTATACTTaaagacattttatatatgataatcttGTAACACTAGAACTAGAAATATTCTGTAGCGATTTAAActtgagagaatttttttgaatcttAATACGTGTCATGTAAAAATCCTCCACGTCATTTTTACAGATGTCGAAGGTCGCTGGAAGATGCTTCATTACTACGCCAAAGATTTCTTTGCACCTATTATCGTTACACCCCATTTGTCTATTTCCAATGAACtttcgatatatattgtatctgATCGATTGTATAAGTTAACAAATTGTACAATGGAAATTCATGTTTATAATTGGAGATCCATAACATCCGTATTTGCAAAGTCTttcaatgatattataatagtaaatatcggtggagagaaagaaaacagCGCGTATATGCATGATATGCGTAAATAtccatatgattatatatttattctttcaggAATCCAATAAAGCCATTAGAATTACATCTTTCTTGCTAGACGAATTTCTCGTTCAAGCGGGTTGCGGATCATTGGAATCCGCCAAAAGATCTTGCATAGCCGCTTTATCACTCACAGATAAATCTGGATCTTTGATTGCTCcagtcaattatatatatcctgATGCACTAAAAAATGCAGATATACCAATAGCCAATGTTACCGTAAGCAAATCATCTGGATATCGACATTTGATGTGTTGCAACTTACGAAGAGATTGATATCTCTCATTTCAGGTgaaaatcgaagaaaatcaCTCCTTACCTGGAAAGCTTTCCAATTATCCCGATTTCAAGCTTGTGTTATCAACAGATAATATAGCGCTGTTCGTATGGTTAGAGGTGGGAAATATACGCGGCCGTTTTTCTGAGAATGGTTTTCACAtgtttgagagaaaaaaagaaattattttccatgcGTACGAAGGGACCACGATCGAATTGTTGCGAAGCAATATAAGACTCGCTACATTGTCCGATATTTACAATGCACGTAGCAATTTTGATGACAATTTCGATATTCTGTTTTagagaaacagaaaatttatattaatcgtatgtaatatttatgattttgttacataattatgtatgAGGTATCGATTAaagaattactttatatattataattatttgcgataaatatatcgcatacataaattttttactgtgatataaataaactcttttatttcattatatcgtACTTTCTTTAAACTGTTCTTGACGGAAAGTAAGTATCgtaatgtaaataaacttCAAATCCGATAAGAATAATAAGCACAATTACGGCTCCACCAAGTATCATGGACATGAAATTGGACATCGCGCTGCTATCGAGGATTACGTTTCGATTATTtcaatgaattataatttagcgTATAATAACACGCATTAAACgttgagaaaatttattaccatAAACACATATCTTTGTTTACACATCTGAcatgaaaaatatgcataatatgtTAAGTCCTGAAGTCAGTAcatttcaacatttatttttgtttgcatataaaataatcgatatattaaaaacaaaacatatatatatatatatatatatatatatatatatatataatgtaatacataaataaaattatcatatatatgtaatacacaaataaaattatcatatatatgtaattgctACAGaactatatgcatatatatatatatatatatatatatatatatatatatatatatatacatatatatatatatatatatatgtaccaaATTTATAATCAGAGATAATGGAAGACTATGCAAACTTATGTCATTTCAAaccaaatttcaaaaataaaaaataatgattatattaaaaataatttgtttttattatatgtatataggtaTAATTCTAAGGCTAATAAGCGTAAGCCGAGATTTCTCTTCGTTTTCTTATcacataaaagtatatatatgtaaagcaCGTATGAATTTGAGCAGAATTTGGACCAATCTAGTGAGAATGTAAATGATCACGAGCATCAGCGAAGaagtattatgtttttttttatatacataaaaaattaatttataaataattatatacacaaaaacttcataaaaaaatattttatataaaaagagataaaatattaaataattaacttctCTTCACGTTCACTGATATTCGTCGATAATTGTTTGTGATTGGTCTGAATTCAGCTTTTACACGTTTGTGTGCGCGTTGCACGTTTAGTCGAGCTATTGTACACGGTAACtttcataaaatgttaatataaaatttttgatcttaTAGTTCTTAATAAAAGCTAGGGATTCAAGCCCATAATCGCAACGTTATTAAACAAAGTAAATTGTTAGAATAAAAGCATACTGTTATTTTGCCTCGTATCACGGTGTACTGGAATACGCTGGAAGTGTAACTTCATCTTCGGGCGAATGTAGATAACGTCGACTTAAATTGATGACAACCATAATACAACATAGAAGCAAAGGACCAAAAATTGCCCCTTCTACGCCTAAACAGAAAATTCCACCTGCTATCGAGAGGCCTGTCAGATAAGGATGCCCGCCACTAAAATCAACAAAatgtatatgcaaaaatattgtgtattatatGTGACTGGAAacttattaaatcttatatattataaagcgaTCTTACCCTTTAATCTCTTTATAGAATTCTGTCACTACTATGTTACAGGggagaaaatggaaaagaaagaaaagaatagcGAGCATCGATCCGCGGGTGAACCAGAGTTCTATCGTGGCCGGAATACAGGCAAAGTACGCGTCTAAGAAAGGAACTGCACCCAGCATAGTCGCGAGGGCCGATGGTAAGTAAACAATCTTCACTTGGAATAAGTTGTGTATGAACCACGTCCACATACCGAAGAAGGAAGCCAGCTTGAAAGTCGCTGCGAACACCCCGATTACCGCCTCTTGTAACGCGATGGCGAATCTGGAGAAAATCAACATTGTCTTGCTATTTTCATCGCCCGAAAAATAATCgacttttcaaatataatcatattatttaaataaatattgactcCAGCTACTATACGAAGATTAACTTACCCTTCATGGGTTGTGCTTGttagaaataaagataaatatttttgtataaaatttaaagttcttgcacacatgtacatatgcatacaaataaaaggcattaaattcaaaatatcgaTGTACTTACCTGTGACAACTAATGGGACTGAACATTGTTGTCAATTCAATGGGTTTATAAGTTTTACCACTGGAACtgagtaaataaaatagagtCGTAAAGAAAACcacctaaaataaaaaaattcttatacctcgtatcttttcattttatatcaaatcttcataaaatatgttatgcaTACTGTgctaagtataaaattaaatacagctGATCCACTCATAAGTACGATGTAGAATAGTTCTGTGAATATTGTCAGTATCACAGACATATTACCCTTGACAATGCTCCAAATAGAATCAAGCACTGACATTAAAATACCAATATTTTCCTTGGCAAAATTCTGTAGGCTTGCCATATTGAAGAAATctggaagagaaagaaatttcatataaGCATTTCATTTTGATATGACAAAAAGTGAttctatatgataaataaataaaaaatctaaaatgaatcattgtaaatttcataaatttttaaatatagaatcacTCACGGAGAGGCATTTTCCCGAAGCTTTCCTTGAAATTCTCCCAAGCAAAATACGCAGACGTAGTGTCTACAGTAGGACCCACAAAATTTTCATCCACATTCGACATCATCCATGCTTGGTAGAGACGATCCCAAAGCTCCAAGACTTTCTTCTCCATTTGCTCCGCTTTGGACGGTTCTAGATCTTTCACGAGACTTCGTATCTAAATAAAGGATGTGAACCTGTAGCATATGCAAagaagaaaagcaaaaaaagtaaatttcttACTCCTTCTGATATAGCGCTTCGTCCATAAGTATAAGCATTATCTAAAACACTATTAACAGATTCTTCCCATTTCTCTGGAACCCAATCAATATCAGGATTGTTCATCAAGGAGGAATTCAATATTTCACCCGTTACTTGAACAAGATGCAAACCTTCCATATAAACCTATAGACAGAACTAACGATACAGAAGCGATCGTATAGATCAATGAGATTACAAGTATTTATTGTACCTGTatcgttataaaaatagatgcaCAAGTGGTGAAAACGATCAATCCAAGTATCACAGAGGCAGTCGCTACCGCGTTAACAGATTCCTTCAGAACATTCCTCAGTTTTTCATCCACGATAATGCTTACTTTATAGAGACCTCTGATATTGGAGGGTATGAGAGCTTGATGTCGTTCCAGGCACCATGATTTGATTGTTTGTATTGTCGAATCATATTGTCTGCGTATGATTTCCCAAAAACCAAAATAACGACCTAACTGTTTGACGATATAATACACCAATGGGATCACCAGGATATACGAGATCCATCTGTGCTTCCAAAGAAGCATACCAACGCACGCGTATAGCGctccatacatatatttgtcagTATCGACTTCATCATCTTGCATATCTAAAGACATTCGTAATTCAGCCTTTATTTTGCTGAGCAAATAACGCTCACGTAATGTTGTTTCAGAATGTACATTACACGCAGGTCGCGGTTTATGCGCAGACGAGAGGCCAGCATCCGCATCCAAGGACATTGACTTTACGTCGAATTTGAACGCGCCGAGCATTCTATTGACTCTCGACATTGGCATCTTCACGTCTTCTTCAGAACAAAGCGACGTATCCATAGTACTCTCTTCCTCTAAAATCTGATCGTTCGTCTGTGTTTTATCGCTCTCCGATGAAGCTGATATGTTTTCCTGCGGACttggtaataaattattcgttaAAGCGAATCGTGCTGCCTCCGAGAAGGTCAAGTGTCTACCGTTCAGCTCTTGATTTTCCATAATCGATAACACTTCGTAAATAAATCCGATCGCGCATAGAATTTGTAGAGTGGCAAAAACCAAGACTCGATAAGTGCCTGCCATACTCGAGAGATACATGGTAATGATGAACCACATCACAAAAGACGTGTAACGAAAACGGCTAGAGTTCGATGGCGTCCAATAAATGTATAGTATTGTCAGATATCCAACAAGTATTGTAGAGACCTGTAAGACAAAATCCAATTGATTATTCAAAAAACTATTTCTGTCAAGTTGAATAACAGCATACATATCTACaagataagagaaaattaacataatttataccataaaaatattgcatgttGGGATGAAGAATCCAGAGACGGTGGTGAACACTTGAAACATCCTTCGCATGAGACATGTCATAATGTTAGgagtataatgatatatacctATGGGCGCTAACGCCAGTGATAATGCCCCgacaatatatttgatacgTATCCATAAAAAGGAGCCCAGATTCTCagaaatattatcgaatatgTGTATGGGCAGCAGGCTCACGTTGACAATCAGTGGGGACCGAGATGCTTCTACCTGAGCGAACCAGGATTGTACCATCGTGGTCAACGAGTACTTGAACGGGAATAGGACGGAACCGCATAGCAGAGCCCAAATTAAGGGTTTGACAAAGGgacttaatataatgtaaagacCATAGCCGGCTGCTGAGACCAGACATAAAAGGAAGAGCGCGACGGCATTGTAGATTCCCTGTTTCAAAGCTTTCTCGTGACCTGCGCTCAAACCAGACAGCATGTTGAAGAGGTTATCCACCGACGAGCGAACGTTATCCATATTTATAGCTAATCATGCGCGTTTATAAACACAATCTATGCTTGACTTATTTCCAAGTTATTTACGTCATTTTCGATGCGTCGTCGCAAATACGAATAATGACAGAGAAATGTTTTTCAGTGAAAAAAGTACGAGACATCAGCTGATTGACGGTACTCACGATGCGGCTTGCGgcacgcatacacatacacgtaaAAGTAGGCCAAAGAAGATTGCGAGAAAAGATGGAACGAAAAGAAGGAATTCAATTTCATGGAAATCCCAAAttcagaagaaaagaaaaaatttctatttttttaacgttctctttatttgttattgaaataagaaatttatatattagtttgtaaaattttgccgtgagtaaaaataattttgtattatattaattaatttggaaaaatgtgcatgtcattttattctacatatataaataaaataacattttattggcTGTCATTTTATTTGCTGTCactagttataaaatataatgataccGAAAATTGTCGATAGTAAGTTTATATTAGTGAACGCT is a window of Cataglyphis hispanica isolate Lineage 1 chromosome 4, ULB_Chis1_1.0, whole genome shotgun sequence DNA encoding:
- the LOC126848699 gene encoding beta-mannosidase isoform X1 yields the protein MKFFILILWISSLISIHCQSINLNGAWRGAINICPKKELFHECNNDINFSATVPGGIYTDLYKNNIIENNLFGRNDVNNRWVGNQSVVYTKNFNVSSDFLKARKIVLIFYGIDTFANVSLNGHIIGQTSNMFLRYIFDVTNYIKEDQNLLQVAFHSAVKVAEDLYDEQRKNYIVPPICVPKEYNGQCHVNHIRKMQASFSWDWGPAFPSVGIWRNVELVSMNDLLINDVTTDIRKEKNIWNILVTIFLETIQSKKENLSTISCHVASILHVSQNELISNTSEITLDTSEKYININISIIVPADVVENWWPNGYGKQHLYHLTTTVTTANSVLHKRIRVGFRTVELVEEPLEKGLSFYFRVNGVPIFAKGSNFIPASVFPELGSKEDTIRHLLLSAKETHMNMLRIWGGGVYESKLFYDLADEYGIMLWQDFMFACAMYPTNDSFLKNVEQEILQNVIRLKNHPSIVLWAGNNENEAALYGNWYGTGSAQIYKEDYVKLYVNLLKRKVEKLDSVRPFLVSSPGNGAYEETYNYTGINPYSNLYGDVHYYNYIRNGWDITQYPRTRFCSEYGFQSWPSIYTIATAVESAKDLHVNSDFVKHRQHLSFGNQYMRLLISYNFVIPQSNNSIRDFASYIYLSQINQAVSMRIQTEAYRQTKSEVNSIGEGMTMGALYWQLNDVWQAPSWSSIDVEGRWKMLHYYAKDFFAPIIVTPHLSISNELSIYIVSDRLYKLTNCTMEIHVYNWRSITSVFAKSFNDIIIESNKAIRITSFLLDEFLVQAGCGSLESAKRSCIAALSLTDKSGSLIAPVNYIYPDALKNADIPIANVTVKIEENHSLPGKLSNYPDFKLVLSTDNIALFVWLEVGNIRGRFSENGFHMFERKKEIIFHAYEGTTIELLRSNIRLATLSDIYNARSNFDDNFDILF
- the LOC126848699 gene encoding beta-mannosidase isoform X2, which gives rise to MQASFSWDWGPAFPSVGIWRNVELVSMNDLLINDVTTDIRKEKNIWNILVTIFLETIQSKKENLSTISCHVASILHVSQNELISNTSEITLDTSEKYININISIIVPADVVENWWPNGYGKQHLYHLTTTVTTANSVLHKRIRVGFRTVELVEEPLEKGLSFYFRVNGVPIFAKGSNFIPASVFPELGSKEDTIRHLLLSAKETHMNMLRIWGGGVYESKLFYDLADEYGIMLWQDFMFACAMYPTNDSFLKNVEQEILQNVIRLKNHPSIVLWAGNNENEAALYGNWYGTGSAQIYKEDYVKLYVNLLKRKVEKLDSVRPFLVSSPGNGAYEETYNYTGINPYSNLYGDVHYYNYIRNGWDITQYPRTRFCSEYGFQSWPSIYTIATAVESAKDLHVNSDFVKHRQHLSFGNQYMRLLISYNFVIPQSNNSIRDFASYIYLSQINQAVSMRIQTEAYRQTKSEVNSIGEGMTMGALYWQLNDVWQAPSWSSIDVEGRWKMLHYYAKDFFAPIIVTPHLSISNELSIYIVSDRLYKLTNCTMEIHVYNWRSITSVFAKSFNDIIIESNKAIRITSFLLDEFLVQAGCGSLESAKRSCIAALSLTDKSGSLIAPVNYIYPDALKNADIPIANVTVKIEENHSLPGKLSNYPDFKLVLSTDNIALFVWLEVGNIRGRFSENGFHMFERKKEIIFHAYEGTTIELLRSNIRLATLSDIYNARSNFDDNFDILF
- the LOC126848700 gene encoding transmembrane protein 245 isoform X2 gives rise to the protein MDNVRSSVDNLFNMLSGLSAGHEKALKQGIYNAVALFLLCLVSAAGYGLYIILSPFVKPLIWALLCGSVLFPFKYSLTTMVQSWFAQVEASRSPLIVNVSLLPIHIFDNISENLGSFLWIRIKYIVGALSLALAPIGIYHYTPNIMTCLMRRMFQVFTTVSGFFIPTCNIFMVSTILVGYLTILYIYWTPSNSSRFRYTSFVMWFIITMYLSSMAGTYRVLVFATLQILCAIGFIYEVLSIMENQELNGRHLTFSEAARFALTNNLLPSPQENISASSESDKTQTNDQILEEESTMDTSLCSEEDVKMPMSRVNRMLGAFKFDVKSMSLDADAGLSSAHKPRPAYMQDDEVDTDKYMYGALYACVGMLLWKHRWISYILVIPLVYYIVKQLGRYFGFWEIIRRQYDSTIQTIKSWCLERHQALIPSNIRGLYKVSIIVDEKLRNVLKESVNAVATASVILGLIVFTTCASIFITIQVYMEGLHLVQVTGEILNSSLMNNPDIDWVPEKWEESVNSVLDNAYTYGRSAISEGIRSLVKDLEPSKAEQMEKKVLELWDRLYQAWMMSNVDENFVGPTVDTTSAYFAWENFKESFGKMPLHFFNMASLQNFAKENIGILMSVLDSIWSIVKGNMSVILTIFTELFYIVLMSGSAVFNFILSTVVFFTTLFYLLSSSGKTYKPIELTTMFSPISCHRFAIALQEAVIGVFAATFKLASFFGMWTWFIHNLFQVKIVYLPSALATMLGAVPFLDAYFACIPATIELWFTRGSMLAILFFLFHFLPCNIVVTEFYKEIKGGGHPYLTGLSIAGGIFCLGVEGAIFGPLLLCCIMVVINLSRRYLHSPEDEVTLPAYSSTP
- the LOC126848700 gene encoding transmembrane protein 245 isoform X1, whose protein sequence is MDNVRSSVDNLFNMLSGLSAGHEKALKQGIYNAVALFLLCLVSAAGYGLYIILSPFVKPLIWALLCGSVLFPFKYSLTTMVQSWFAQVEASRSPLIVNVSLLPIHIFDNISENLGSFLWIRIKYIVGALSLALAPIGIYHYTPNIMTCLMRRMFQVFTTVSGFFIPTCNIFMVSTILVGYLTILYIYWTPSNSSRFRYTSFVMWFIITMYLSSMAGTYRVLVFATLQILCAIGFIYEVLSIMENQELNGRHLTFSEAARFALTNNLLPSPQENISASSESDKTQTNDQILEEESTMDTSLCSEEDVKMPMSRVNRMLGAFKFDVKSMSLDADAGLSSAHKPRPACNVHSETTLRERYLLSKIKAELRMSLDMQDDEVDTDKYMYGALYACVGMLLWKHRWISYILVIPLVYYIVKQLGRYFGFWEIIRRQYDSTIQTIKSWCLERHQALIPSNIRGLYKVSIIVDEKLRNVLKESVNAVATASVILGLIVFTTCASIFITIQVYMEGLHLVQVTGEILNSSLMNNPDIDWVPEKWEESVNSVLDNAYTYGRSAISEGIRSLVKDLEPSKAEQMEKKVLELWDRLYQAWMMSNVDENFVGPTVDTTSAYFAWENFKESFGKMPLHFFNMASLQNFAKENIGILMSVLDSIWSIVKGNMSVILTIFTELFYIVLMSGSAVFNFILSTVVFFTTLFYLLSSSGKTYKPIELTTMFSPISCHRFAIALQEAVIGVFAATFKLASFFGMWTWFIHNLFQVKIVYLPSALATMLGAVPFLDAYFACIPATIELWFTRGSMLAILFFLFHFLPCNIVVTEFYKEIKGGGHPYLTGLSIAGGIFCLGVEGAIFGPLLLCCIMVVINLSRRYLHSPEDEVTLPAYSSTP